A single genomic interval of Antechinus flavipes isolate AdamAnt ecotype Samford, QLD, Australia chromosome 1, AdamAnt_v2, whole genome shotgun sequence harbors:
- the LOC127564208 gene encoding cytochrome c oxidase assembly protein COX19, translated as MSTAMNFGTKSFQPRPPDKGSFPLDHFGECKAFKEKFMKCLRDNNFENALCRNESKEYLECRMERQLMAQESLEKLGFKDLMDEKSETKKNL; from the exons ATGTCTACTGCCATGAACTTCGGGACCAAGAGTTTCCAGCCCCGGCCCCCAGATAAGGGCAGCTTCCCGCTGGACCATTTCG gtgAATGTaaagcttttaaagaaaaattcatgaAGTGTCTTCGtgataataattttgaaaatgctTTGTGTAGAAATGAATCAAAAGAATATTTGGAATGCAGAATGGAGAGGCAA CTAATGGCACAAGAATCACTGGAAAAGCTGGGATTTAAAGATCTAATGgatgaaaaatcagaaacaaaaaagaacttgtaa